The following are encoded in a window of Pirellulales bacterium genomic DNA:
- a CDS encoding transposase — translation MKLDFSRPGKPTDNAFIESFNGKFLQECLNQHWFLSLIDAQEVIDTWRDDYNRHRHHSALGDRTPVEFANFSRGASPP, via the coding sequence GTGAAGCTCGACTTCAGCCGACCGGGCAAGCCTACGGATAACGCGTTCATCGAGTCGTTCAACGGGAAGTTTCTGCAAGAGTGCTTGAATCAGCACTGGTTCTTGTCGCTCATAGACGCCCAGGAGGTGATCGATACCTGGCGAGATGATTACAACCGGCATCGGCATCACAGCGCTCTGGGGGATCGCACGCCGGTCGAGTTCGCGAATTTTTCACGGGGGGCTAGCCCCCCGTGA
- a CDS encoding metallophosphoesterase translates to MPDIQFTGLLLIGDPHLEGRQPGFRKDDYPNVIVDKLAWCLDYAATHRLLPAILGDLFDKPRDNPNWLLGGLMELLTGEVIGLYGNHDVHYNPELTEHDSLSLLVKSNRLRLVSSDAPWRGIIGGRNVIVGGSSYRQEIPDSFSPGDASQPLVIWLTHHDILIPGYEEGRIKPREIPGIDMVINGHIHRRLGEIQSGTTRWITPGNISRRSRSDAAREHIPSALRIDISSSDYELRYIEIPHRSFEEVFHEAVLETADLAGPSAFIAGLSELQSRRTATGAGLKEFLQHNLGQFDQPVAAEIMSLASEVMNDRHNDTVK, encoded by the coding sequence ATGCCTGATATCCAATTCACAGGTCTACTGCTCATCGGCGATCCGCACCTGGAGGGGCGGCAGCCCGGTTTTCGTAAGGATGATTACCCGAATGTCATCGTGGACAAACTGGCCTGGTGCCTCGACTATGCCGCTACGCATCGACTTCTACCCGCCATCCTTGGCGACTTGTTTGACAAGCCACGCGACAATCCTAACTGGCTTCTCGGTGGGCTTATGGAGCTGCTTACGGGCGAGGTGATCGGTTTATATGGAAACCACGACGTCCACTACAACCCGGAACTAACGGAACACGATTCACTCAGCTTGTTGGTCAAATCGAATCGACTGCGTTTGGTCAGCAGTGACGCCCCGTGGCGCGGAATCATCGGAGGCCGGAACGTGATCGTAGGCGGCTCGTCGTATCGCCAAGAGATCCCTGATAGCTTTTCGCCGGGCGACGCCTCGCAGCCGCTGGTGATATGGCTCACGCATCATGACATTCTCATTCCCGGCTACGAAGAGGGGCGTATCAAGCCCCGCGAAATTCCGGGAATCGACATGGTCATCAACGGTCACATTCATCGACGTTTGGGCGAAATTCAATCAGGCACGACAAGATGGATCACACCGGGTAACATCAGCCGACGCTCGCGCAGTGACGCCGCCCGGGAGCATATTCCGTCTGCCTTGCGGATCGACATATCCTCGTCCGATTACGAGCTGCGATACATTGAAATACCCCATCGCTCCTTCGAGGAAGTGTTTCACGAAGCCGTGCTCGAAACGGCGGACCTCGCAGGGCCATCCGCCTTTATCGCGGGCTTGTCCGAGTTGCAGTCGCGGCGCACGGCGACCGGCGCCGGTTTAAAGGAGTTTTTGCAACACAATCTTGGGCAATTTGACCAGCCGGTGGCTGCCGAGATCATGTCCCTGGCCAGCGAGGTAATGAATGACAGACACAACGACACCGTCAAGTAA
- a CDS encoding DNA repair protein yields the protein MPPPTYPDSPISDPPTVRSLAETRRRIDRLIDKRDDRVRDSQRLASKFAQLNAYLSVADQVTVALEKLSEQLFQELLDVVQEKLTIALQEILDQPIKFRAQADFKRGVATVEFWIDHNGNREDVLRGQGGSVANVLSVGLRMFALATLDPAEHRRFLVLDEQDCWLRPDLVPKLVKMVHEAANALGFQILMISHHDVALFERYADRIYQFGLNADGAIDVRQLSSPAADPDAAD from the coding sequence ATGCCACCGCCGACGTATCCGGACTCACCTATCAGCGACCCACCAACCGTCCGCAGCCTTGCCGAGACGCGCAGGCGCATCGACCGCTTGATCGACAAACGGGATGATCGGGTGCGCGACTCGCAACGTCTGGCCAGCAAGTTCGCGCAGCTCAATGCGTACCTGTCCGTGGCCGATCAGGTGACCGTCGCTTTGGAAAAACTCAGCGAGCAGCTATTCCAGGAACTCTTGGACGTCGTTCAAGAGAAGCTCACAATTGCCCTGCAAGAAATATTAGATCAACCGATCAAATTCCGTGCCCAAGCTGACTTCAAGCGCGGCGTGGCGACCGTCGAATTCTGGATCGACCACAATGGAAACCGAGAAGACGTGCTGCGAGGGCAGGGAGGGTCGGTGGCCAACGTTCTCAGCGTGGGCTTGCGCATGTTTGCGCTCGCCACACTCGATCCCGCGGAGCACCGGCGCTTTCTCGTTCTCGACGAGCAGGATTGTTGGCTGCGTCCCGACTTGGTTCCCAAGCTAGTCAAAATGGTCCACGAGGCTGCGAACGCCTTGGGATTTCAAATCTTGATGATCAGCCATCACGATGTCGCTCTCTTCGAGCGCTACGCGGACCGCATCTATCAGTTTGGCCTGAACGCCGACGGCGCGATCGATGTGCGCCAATTATCAAGTCCGGCGGCTGACCCAGATGCGGCCGATTGA